One genomic region from Halorubrum sp. BOL3-1 encodes:
- a CDS encoding DNA methyltransferase translates to MLEDFVDSLGTSASDAHLVERVLAGEETLTIDALSNQPEEWTEGNLIWPLLEAVGLNREPGRPASQRSAAGTTQREAPDFRLVERGGEFVLIGENKSPNKIERAEQELVGDYLSNKAWPDYGIATDGFEWVVYRAEHGGDFLEFSEVERVDLRPVINAIARDLGYLGSGSVDDVDIEETLETFVSVFNPEGLHTLLTQTAPKEFRDTRSADIEEFYELYIELLFGESDEHEYDTCLRDDIQAPPTATEEDQDLFAVTLMNRLLFIKFLETRDVLPDGFLRTLVRDYEDNAESIPGTLYEAYIKPLFYDLFNTDEGERRPKLRTGRYADVPYLNGGLFRENVPNESQYNLVDRTLPTVIEDLIEGHRLEMSGQNFDPAILGSVFEKTINHIGGEEGRQKEIGAYYTPNDVTRHLSEQTVDPKVKDLFIEAFVKHSDDDAEEYVRSQIEQTDLSEILRHVEDGAAMYGANPSALEDVLDRLTDLTILDPACGSGHFLTTAMEELHQVQLSLLRGLNGGEEPSPQERYDAKQELALHAIYGVDVDDVAVEIAKLRIWLKIIEGNSWNEEFGRLPNIDVNIVAGNSLVGFPVRGDVQTQFGAIDERLPTLAKKRRAYKFENKGTRQEVMELEQRIRKDRDEKFLRNLTHTFESEVTSVEEFDALVGSIPGGEFHPTVQSVKVQRWDEDGDTIALSEEDKELLADSGFEWQEWRNTNKSATLDVGERIQNAGGARGELAEHQDIVDDLRQLLDAGFIFDAVNRQPTRYDLDHISGKPLHWDIEFPELLPLEEANGMHPEIEFDIVIGNPPYGDILNRLC, encoded by the coding sequence GTGCTTGAGGACTTCGTGGACAGCCTCGGCACTAGTGCTTCCGACGCCCACCTCGTTGAACGGGTTCTCGCAGGCGAGGAAACGCTCACGATCGACGCGCTAAGCAATCAGCCCGAGGAGTGGACTGAAGGGAATCTCATCTGGCCGTTGCTCGAGGCCGTCGGACTGAACCGTGAACCGGGTCGTCCCGCTAGCCAACGATCAGCTGCTGGCACGACTCAACGGGAGGCCCCTGATTTCCGTCTGGTCGAACGCGGCGGTGAATTCGTTCTAATCGGGGAAAACAAGTCTCCGAACAAGATCGAACGTGCCGAACAGGAGCTCGTCGGCGACTATCTCTCAAACAAGGCCTGGCCTGACTACGGGATCGCCACTGATGGATTCGAGTGGGTAGTCTATCGTGCCGAGCACGGAGGTGACTTCCTCGAATTCAGTGAGGTAGAGCGTGTGGACCTCCGACCAGTCATCAACGCTATTGCCCGTGACCTCGGGTACTTGGGGTCTGGCAGTGTAGATGATGTCGATATCGAGGAGACGCTGGAAACGTTCGTCTCGGTGTTCAACCCGGAGGGCCTACACACGCTCCTGACCCAGACTGCTCCAAAAGAATTCCGCGACACTCGGAGCGCGGACATCGAGGAGTTCTACGAGCTGTACATCGAACTGTTGTTCGGCGAGAGCGATGAACACGAGTACGACACGTGCCTCCGTGATGACATCCAGGCTCCACCGACGGCAACTGAGGAGGACCAAGACCTGTTTGCTGTCACATTGATGAATCGGCTACTGTTCATCAAGTTCCTCGAAACGCGTGATGTCCTCCCAGACGGCTTCCTGCGGACACTAGTGCGAGACTACGAAGACAATGCCGAGTCGATCCCCGGAACGCTCTACGAGGCGTATATCAAGCCGCTGTTCTACGATCTGTTCAATACAGACGAAGGTGAGCGCCGTCCAAAACTCCGAACGGGCCGATACGCAGATGTGCCGTATCTGAACGGTGGGCTCTTCCGTGAAAACGTCCCGAACGAGTCGCAGTACAACCTCGTGGACCGGACGCTCCCGACGGTCATCGAGGACCTCATCGAGGGGCACCGGTTGGAGATGAGCGGCCAGAACTTCGATCCGGCGATCCTCGGAAGCGTGTTCGAGAAGACGATCAACCACATCGGCGGCGAGGAAGGCCGCCAGAAAGAGATCGGCGCGTACTACACGCCCAACGACGTGACGCGCCATCTCTCCGAGCAGACGGTTGATCCGAAGGTGAAGGACCTCTTCATTGAGGCGTTCGTCAAGCACTCTGACGACGACGCCGAGGAGTACGTCCGCAGCCAGATCGAGCAGACAGACCTCAGTGAGATCCTGCGGCACGTCGAAGACGGCGCAGCGATGTACGGTGCGAACCCGAGCGCGTTAGAGGACGTCCTCGACCGGCTCACAGACCTGACCATTCTCGACCCAGCGTGCGGCTCTGGGCACTTTCTGACGACAGCAATGGAAGAGCTCCACCAGGTACAACTCTCGCTCCTGCGTGGGCTCAACGGCGGCGAAGAGCCGTCGCCCCAGGAACGATACGACGCGAAGCAGGAGCTCGCACTCCACGCCATCTACGGCGTCGACGTGGACGACGTCGCCGTCGAGATCGCGAAGCTTCGGATCTGGCTGAAGATCATTGAGGGGAACAGCTGGAACGAGGAGTTCGGACGGCTCCCCAACATCGATGTGAATATCGTCGCCGGCAACTCTCTCGTTGGCTTCCCGGTCAGGGGGGATGTACAGACACAGTTCGGGGCTATCGATGAGCGGCTCCCGACGCTCGCCAAAAAGCGCCGTGCCTACAAGTTCGAGAACAAGGGCACGCGCCAAGAGGTGATGGAACTCGAACAACGGATCCGCAAGGACCGTGATGAGAAGTTCCTCCGAAACCTAACTCACACGTTTGAGTCGGAGGTGACCAGCGTTGAGGAGTTTGATGCCCTCGTTGGGTCGATCCCCGGCGGCGAGTTCCACCCGACCGTGCAGTCTGTGAAGGTTCAGCGGTGGGATGAAGACGGCGACACGATCGCCCTCTCTGAAGAAGACAAGGAACTGCTTGCTGATTCCGGGTTCGAGTGGCAAGAGTGGCGGAACACGAACAAGAGCGCGACACTCGACGTCGGGGAGCGCATCCAAAACGCCGGCGGCGCACGTGGCGAGCTCGCAGAACACCAAGACATCGTCGACGACCTCCGCCAGCTCCTCGACGCCGGGTTCATCTTCGACGCTGTCAACCGGCAGCCGACACGGTATGACCTCGACCATATCTCGGGGAAGCCGTTGCACTGGGACATCGAGTTCCCCGAGCTGCTCCCACTCGAGGAAGCCAACGGGATGCACCCCGAGATCGAGTTTGATATCGTCATCGGCAACCCGCCCTACGGCGATATCCTCAACCGGCTGTGTTGA
- a CDS encoding IS5 family transposase, which yields MTQISRFIGEVVPVAQRVTGDGGESAAPEGGGGFADYALVSLHCLRIYLDTSYRMTIDLLKEMPQIIGEIGLDAADLPVPSTLCKAFDRISMSVCRVLLRQSAQLHDLSEHAAIDATFYERSAASRHYCQRISYHVQKLKVTKLVDTASQAVLDVHCSTNREGSDADLAEQIARRNAGDLRSLAADKGYDKQSLREGLRDLSIRPLIKHRIFAPYDHAHNARIDDNRYNQRSMTETVNSAMKRSLGFAVRARSWFREFREIALMCMVYNIKRFVKQ from the coding sequence ATGACGCAAATCTCCCGCTTCATCGGGGAAGTTGTGCCGGTTGCTCAAAGAGTTACTGGCGATGGAGGCGAATCCGCCGCCCCGGAAGGCGGCGGCGGATTCGCCGACTACGCACTCGTTTCCCTCCACTGTCTGCGAATTTACCTCGACACATCCTATCGGATGACAATCGACCTACTCAAAGAGATGCCACAAATAATTGGGGAGATCGGCCTTGACGCGGCCGATCTCCCCGTGCCGTCCACGTTGTGTAAGGCGTTCGACCGGATCAGTATGAGCGTCTGTCGAGTGCTGCTGCGCCAGTCGGCGCAGCTGCACGATCTCTCCGAACACGCCGCGATCGACGCCACATTCTACGAACGCTCAGCAGCGAGCCGCCACTACTGCCAGCGAATCAGCTACCACGTTCAGAAGCTGAAAGTCACGAAACTCGTCGATACAGCGTCTCAAGCTGTCCTTGACGTTCACTGCTCAACCAACCGGGAAGGAAGTGACGCAGATCTCGCTGAGCAGATCGCCCGCCGGAACGCGGGCGATCTGCGGTCTCTCGCTGCCGATAAGGGCTACGACAAGCAATCGCTCCGCGAAGGATTACGCGATCTCAGTATCAGACCGCTGATCAAGCACCGCATCTTCGCACCGTACGACCACGCACACAACGCCAGAATCGACGATAACCGCTACAATCAGCGCTCTATGACCGAAACCGTGAACTCGGCTATGAAGCGCTCGCTCGGCTTCGCCGTGCGAGCGCGGTCGTGGTTCCGCGAGTTCCGTGAGATCGCTCTGATGTGTATGGTCTACAACATCAAGCGCTTTGTCAAACAGTGA
- a CDS encoding transcriptional regulator, whose translation MPDESNTNTPDDTDDINSTDPGDEEIVMDDVEAEAGFLEDRDLEDYPSVLRITSDSEQAHRQEALDRLDRWEAGEEVPHVINFQNPSDLRALLTDRRVELLRSIMAERPDSIRQLADRLDRDVKTVHDDLQVLAEYDIVHFEQAGRAKRAFVPYDTIEVSLEISTPHSADDAAPA comes from the coding sequence ATGCCCGACGAATCCAACACCAACACGCCCGACGACACCGACGACATCAACAGCACCGACCCCGGTGACGAGGAGATCGTGATGGACGACGTCGAAGCCGAGGCGGGCTTCCTTGAGGACCGCGACCTCGAAGACTACCCCTCGGTGCTCCGGATCACGTCCGACTCCGAACAGGCGCACCGCCAGGAGGCGCTCGACCGGCTCGACCGCTGGGAAGCCGGCGAAGAGGTGCCGCACGTCATCAACTTCCAGAACCCGAGTGACCTCCGGGCGCTCCTCACCGACCGTCGGGTCGAGCTCCTCCGGAGCATCATGGCCGAGCGTCCGGACAGCATCCGCCAGCTGGCCGACCGACTCGACCGTGACGTCAAGACCGTCCATGACGACCTCCAAGTGCTTGCCGAGTACGACATTGTCCACTTCGAGCAGGCTGGCCGGGCGAAGCGCGCGTTCGTGCCCTACGACACTATCGAGGTCAGTCTCGAGATCTCGACGCCCCACTCGGCTGACGACGCTGCTCCCGCCTGA
- a CDS encoding DUF6516 family protein — MGSTVIYEDEDTFDDGSRYEMIATGVPKSDDYPEGVKYRFQYMAEDGRTLLRFDNFPDHPNVDRHHYHTPDGVYDDIEYTGLKAHIQEFHTEMDDRRKR, encoded by the coding sequence ATGGGATCGACGGTCATCTACGAAGACGAGGATACGTTCGACGACGGCTCCCGGTACGAGATGATCGCGACCGGGGTCCCCAAAAGCGACGACTACCCCGAGGGGGTCAAGTACCGGTTCCAGTACATGGCCGAAGATGGTCGAACCCTCCTGCGGTTCGACAACTTCCCGGATCATCCCAACGTTGATCGTCACCACTACCACACGCCCGATGGCGTCTACGACGACATCGAGTACACCGGTCTCAAAGCCCACATCCAGGAGTTCCACACCGAGATGGACGACCGCCGTAAGAGGTGA